Below is a genomic region from Mycolicibacter hiberniae.
GCGGGCAGGGCGCCAAAACCGGAACGGGAGGGCACCTTCCCGGGACCAAGGTGGTGGGAAAGATCGCCGAGGTACGTGGCCTACCTGCGGGCACAGCCGCGATCTCTCCGGCACGGTTTCCGGACTGGAACTCGCTGGAGGACTTCAAAGACTTCGCCGCACAAGTCCGCGAGGTCTCCGGCGGAATCCCGGTCGGCTACAAACTCAGCGCCCAACACATCGAACGCGACCTCGACGCCGCACTCGAGATCGGCGTCGACTACATCATTCTCGACGGCCGGGGCGGCGGAACCGGCGCCGCACCAACAATTTTCCGCGACAACATCTCGGTACCCACCATTCCTGCGCTGGCCCGGGCCCGCCGGCACCTGGACCGCAGCCAAAGCCGGGTGACGTTGGCCATCACCGGCGGCATCCGCACCCCCGCCGACATGGTCAAAGCGCTGGCCTTGGGGGCCGACGCGATCGGACTGGCCAACAGCGCGCTTCAGGCCATCGGCTGCGTCGGTATGCGCGCCTGCCACACCAACACATGCCCGGTCGGCATCGCCACCCAGGACCCTCGCCTGCGCGCCCGGCTGCCGGTGCGGCAGGCCGCCGAACGCCTGGACCGCTACCTGCGTGCTTCGGTGGACCTGATGGTGGTGCTCGCCCGGGCCTGCGGGCACCGACGTCTCGCTGATTTCACCCTCGACGACCTGACGACGTTCGACCGTGACTTCGCTTACCTCAGCGGAGTTCCCTACGCAGGAGTGACGGCACTATGACCGTGCAGGACGGCACCGGAGAAATCGGCCAAGAACTGGAATGGCACAAGGCTGCCGAGCCCGGCGAACTCAGCGAGGGCCAGGTATCGGCCTGCCCGGCCGGACTCAAGACCGTCGCGTTGACCAAGCTGAACGGACGCTACGGCGCCATCGACAATCGCTGCCCGCATCAAGGCGGGCCGCTCGGCCAGGGAACCCTGGAGAACGACAAGATCCGTTGTCCCTGGCACGGCTTCGACTTCGACCCGTTCACCGGCCAGGCTGCCGGCGGTCCGGATTTCGATGTCCCTATCTACCCGGTGCAAGTCCGCGACGACGGCATCTACGTCGGCACCCCACCGCCGGCTGCTGCCCGACGAACCGTCAGCGATGTCCTGGTCGAGACGATGACCAACTGGGGTGTCGACACCATCTTCGGGATGGTCGGCCATTCCAATCTCGGTATCGCCGAGGCCCTGCATCGGGCCGAAACCGAAGGGAAGATGCGGTATTTCGGTATCCGTCACGAGGGGGCCGCGGCCTTTGCGGCGTCGGCCTACGGAAAGCTCACCGGCCGGCCGGCAGCCTGTTTCGGTATCGCCGGACCGGGTTCGACCAATCTGCTGACCGGGCTCTACGACGCCAAGGCAGACCGGGCGCCGGTACTGGCCCTGTCCGGCAATGTCGATTCCGCGGTGGCCGGCAAAGGGGCGTTTCAAGATATCGATCTACTGGCGGCGTTCGCCGATGTCGCCGTGTACTCCGAGATGGTGCGTGCCGGCTCCGAGCATGCCGAGTTGATGACCCTGGCGCTCAAACACGCCATCCTCGATCGCGGCGTCGCCCACCTGGTGGTACCGGATGAAGTGCAGATCATCGAAGCCCCGGATCAACGCGCTTCCGGGCCCGAAGGCCGGATGCCTGATCTGCGGGTAGCGCCGCCCTCGGCTCCGCTGGAGCAGGCGATCGACCGCATCGCCGCCGCAACCCGGCCGGTGATCGTCGTCGGCGCCGGCGCGAAATTCGACATGCCGGCTGTTGTCGCGCTCGCCGAGCGCCTGCAGGCCCCGGTACTGACCACCTTCAAAGCCAAAGGTCAGATCCCCGACGAGCACCCGCTCGCCTGTGGCACCTTGGGCCGCTCGGGCACGCCGGTCGCGTCCTGGATGATGAACAAGGCCGACCTGCTGGTGGTGTTCGGCGCGTCGTTTTCCAATCACACCGGCATTTCGCCGTACAAGCCGATCATCCAGGTCGACACCGACCCACTGGCCCTGGGCCGATTCGCCCCGGTGGCCGTCCCGCTGCTCGGCGATGTCGGGGTGACGGCGGCAGCTCTGCTGCAAGGTCTGCGCACCCACCCGGGCCTGGTCGACCAGCGCCCGGAAATCGCCGACCGCTGGTCGGTGTGGCGGACGGAGAAGGCCCGCCGTACCACGGCATGCCCCAGCGGGCGGGTCGCTGCCGCCGCGGTCTTTGCCGAACTCAGCCATCTCACTCCGGCGAACGCCGTCCTCACTGTCGACGTGGGCAACCATGCCTACTCGTTCGGGCGATACTTCGAGACCAAAGGCCAACAGGCGGTGTTGATGTCGGGCTACCTGGGCTCCATCGGCTTCGGATTCCCCGCCGCAATGGGGGCATGGGCCGCCGCGCCGGACCGTCCCATCATCGCCGTCACCGGCGACGGCGGATTCGGCCAGTACCTTGCCGATTTCACCACGGCGGTCAAGTACGGCATGGACATCACCCACATCCTGCTCAACAACGGCGAACTGGGCAAGATCAGCCAGGAGCAACGCAGTTCGGAGTATGAGGTGTGGCAGACGTCGCTGCACAACCCGGATTTCGCCTCGTTTGCGCAGAACTGCGGGGCATACGGCAGACAAGTCAGCAACCCGGCAGACCTGAGATCTGCTATCGCAGAAGCGCTTTCCCACCCCGGTCCGGCGCTGGTGGAGATCGTGACCGATGCGCGGTCGAATTGAGGCCGACCGGATCCCGCCGCGGCGGGAGGCCGGCCTGATCCAGCGTCCGAATGCGGCAGGTCAGGACGAGCCGTCACCTGGTCTTGGCGCCACTCGGGCCACAGGCTGACCCGTCACCGGGTTGACAACCGCGCCGGTGACCCCGGGAAATCCGCTATTCCGCCGGGCGGAAGAACGGTTCGACCGTGCCGCTGAGCTTGACGATCATCGGGTTTCCGCGGCGATCCTTCGCGGTGGGGATTTCGACACGGACCCAGCCCTCGGCCACGTTGTATTCGTAAACATTGGTTCTCTCGACGCCGTTGAAGCGAATACCTACGTCGCGGCGAAGCACCTCTTCGTCATAGAAGGCGCTGCTCGGATCGACGGAGAGGTGATTCGGTGGAACGTCTGCGCTGTGGTCTTCGGGCATGCCGGCTCTCGTTGAATGCTGCGTCAGGTGCTTGGGTTTGATTGCAGAAGAATCTACGTGACTCAGCAGTGGGGAGTGCGCGTAGGTCCGGGTGGCCAGACCAGCGGCCCTACTCCGCCATAGCCCCCCTGTAGCCGGCCAGCTTCGAGTGCGCTTACGCACACCCCGCTCCGTATGACACGAGTCGAGACACATGGCAGCGAGATGACGTCGCTCGACCTGTGGCTATGAGGGTCTTCGGCACGGGTCCGTTCCGCAGGAAACGAGCCCGCCGACCAGATCAGCCCGCAGTCATCACTGTGCGGACACCGTGGCCGGGTATTCGATCCGTCCGTCGCCGAATTTGGCGAAGCGGGGGGGCGTGAGCTCGTAGACAGGAGCGCTGTCCGGCCACGGCCACCCGCCGAACTGATCGCTAATTCATGCGTATTTACGCATATAACCGTAGCCCTCCGCAGCGCATTCCTCGTCGAGCCGCCTAACGCACGAGGAGCACCTGCTCTCGGTGAATCTGGGGAGGCTCTGTTTTCAGCGCACTGATTCAGCGGCCGGGCGACCGCGGCACCGGCGTGGGATGGCCCGGCTTTCAGGTGCAGCAGTTCGGGTCCAATGCGGTGCACAGTGCCTGCAGGGCCTCCGGGCGGACCCGGTGGAACACATTCATCCCGCGTCGCTCCGACACCACCAGGCCCGCCTTGCGCAGCTGGGTCAGGTGGTGACTGACCGTGGACTCGCTCAGACCCAGCACCGCGGCCAGCTCACCGGAAATCTCCTCACCGGCGGTCGAGCTGAACAGATGCGACACGATCTTGACCCGCACCGGATCGGCTAACGCCTTGAGCCGCAGCGCGATCTGGAGCGCATCGGCATCGCTCATCGGCCCCGAGGCCACCGGGGCGCAACACACCGGCGCGGACATGTCGATCACCGGCAACGCTTTGGGCATGCTGCCATTCTGCCAGAATGCATTGACATATGTCGAAAAGGTGGCATGCTGGGCGGCATCCACTAGTTCGACATATGTCTCACAAGCCGGAGGTGTACCCCATGTCCCGGATTCAGCTCGCCCTCAACGTCGATGACCTCGATGCCGCGATTGCGTTCTACTCCACGCTGTTCGGTGCCGAGCCGGCCAAGGTCAAGCCCGGCTACGCCAACTTCGCGATCGCCGACCCGCCGCTCAAGCTGGTGCTGCTGGAAAACCCCGGCCAGGGCGGCACCCTCAACCACCTGGGTGTGGAGGTGGCCTCCAGCGAGATTGTGCACGCCGAAATTGCCCGGTTGAGTGCAGCGGGCCTGTTCACCGCGGAGGAGATCGGCACCACCTGTTGCTTCGCCACCCAGGACAAGGTCTGGGTGACCGGCCCCGGTAACGAGCGCTGGGAGGTCTACACCAAACTCGCCGACACCGAGACCTTCGGCACCAGCCCGCAACACCCCGACAGTGACGGCGATGGTCCGCAGGTGTGCTGCAGCAGCACCGCCACCGCGCCCGACGAATCCGCGGCCGCCCCGGCCACGTGCTGCTGACCGGCGAACAGACCCCGCAGGCGGTGATGGATGACTGACAGCGCAACCGCGATCCACCCGGCGGCGGCACGGCTGTCCACCCTGGACAGGCTGCTGCCGCTCTGGATCGGGCTGGCCATGGCCGCGGGCCTGACATTGGGCCGCATCATCCCCGGCCTGGGCAATGCGCTCAGCGCCGTCCAGCTCGACGGGATCTCCCTGCCGATCGCGGCCGGACTGCTGATCATGATGTATCCGGTGCTGGCCAAGGTCCGCTACGACCGCCTCGACACCGTCACCTCCGATCGACGACTATTGGTCAGTTCCCTGGTGCTCAACTGGGTGCTGGGCCCGGCGGTGATGTTCGCGCTGGCCTGGCTGCTGCTGGCCGATCTGCCCGAATACCGCACCGGCCTGATCGTGGTCGGGTTGGCTCGCTGTATCGCCATGGTCATCATCTGGAACGACCTGGCCTGCGGGGACCGCGAAGCCGCCGCCGTGCTGGTCGCACTGAACTCGATCTTTCAAGTCGTGATGTTCGCCGCGCTCGGCTGGTTCTACCTGGCGGTATTGCCCGGTTGGCTCGGGTTGCCGCAAGCCAGCATCGAGGTGTCCCCGGGGCAGATCGCGAGGTCAGTGGTGATTTTCCTGGGCATCCCACTGGCGGCCGGATACCTGTCTCGGCGGATCGGCGAACGCACGAAAGGCCGTGACTGGTATGAGACCCGATTCCTGCCGCGCATCGGGCCGTGGGCGCTCTATGGGCTGCTGTTCACCATCGTGATCCTCTTTGCGCTGCAAGGTGATCAGATCACCCACCAGCCCCTGGACGTGGTCCGTATCGCCGTCCCCCTGTTGGCCTACTTCGCGATCATGTGGGGCGGCGGCTACCTCCTGGGCGCGGCACTGGGCTTGGGCTACGCCCGCACCACCACCCTGGCGTTCACCGCGGCCGGAAACAACTTCGAACTGGCCATCGCCGTGGCGATCGCCACCTGGGGTGCCACCAGCGGCCAAGCCCTCGCCGGAGTGGTCGGCCCCCTGATCGAAGTGCCCGTCCTGGTCGGCCTGGTCTACGCCTCCTTGGCCCTGCGGTCCAGCTTCACCCGGCCCAGCACCGCGGCCACGTGATGCCCTCGATACCCAGCGTGCTGTTCGTCTGCGTGCACAACGCCGGCCGCTCCCAAATGGCCGCCGCCCTCTTGACCCACCTGGCCGGTGACCGCGTTGAAGTCCGTTCGGCCGGGACCGAACCCGCCGACCAGATCAACCCCACCGCCATCACCGCCATGGCCGAAGTCGGCATCGACATCACCACCAACACGCCCAAAATCCTTACCGCCGACACCGTCCAAACCAGCGATGTCGTGATCACCATGGGCTGCGGCGACACCTGCCCCTACTACCCGGGCGTGAGCTACCGCGACTGGCAACTGCCCGATCCTGCCGGCCAACCGCTGGCCACCGTGCGCACCATCCGCGACGACATCACCCAACGCGTCAAAGACCTCCTCGCCGAACTCCTGCCAGCCTTATAGCACCCCACACACCCAGCCCGCATGCAGAAGCCACCAGAGACCACCCTGCAGGTAAGAGTCCTGACTTACGCCAAGCTCAAAACCGCCGTCGGAAATAATCAGCTTGATGTGGCACGCACGAAGGCATGACGGGTGCGGGTAGTGCGACGAGTGCTGGGCTCACCGCTGGCGCCCGGTCTGGTGTTGCTGTTGGCGACGGCGGCCGCGATGGTCTGGGCCAACTTCACCGCAGACACTTACAGCAGCTTTTGGGGCATGCAGTTCGGGTGGCCACGCGTGGGGCTGCACATGGATGGGCGGCATTGGGTCAATGACGCGCTGATGACGGTGTTCTTTTTCGTCATCGGCCTAGAACTCAAGCAGGAACTGACGCAGGGGTCGCTCTCTCATCCGCGCCGCGCACTGGTCCCGGTCATCGCGGCGGTCGGCGGGGCGGTGGTACCGGCAGGCATGTTCTTGGCGATGACCTGGGGAGCGGCTTCCGCGTCAGGCTGGGGTGTGCCGATGGCCACCGATCCTGCGTTCGCGGTCGGAGTGTTGGCGTTGGTCGCCCCCCACGCACCAGCCGGGTTGCGGGCCATGCTGCTGGCGATCGCCACGGTCGACGACGTGGTGGCCGTGTTGGTGATCGCCTTCGGCTACGCGCAGGGCCTCGCCTGGGGCTGGCTGGCAGCGGCGGTGGCCGGATGCGTGCTCGTGGTGATCATGCGCCGTACCGGCGTGACCGCCATCTGGCCGTATCTGCTCGTCGGAGTGCTGGTGTGGTTCGCCACCTTGCACAGCGGCATCCACGCCACCATCGCCGGCGTGGCGCTCGCCCTGCTGACCCCGGCCGGTCAGGTAGCAGGCCGACCGATCCTCACCGACCTGCTGCGGGTGGCAGGACCGGTGAGCGCGTTCGTGGCGGTGCCCATCTTTGCCCTCGCCAACACGGTCTACCACTTGGTATCTCGGCGCTACGCCACGGCGCCCACGCACCGGTGTTCTGGGCAGTCCTGGTGGCGCTGCTGGCCGGAAAACTTCTCGGCGTAGCCGGTGCCATCGCGGTCACCGTCGGCTGCAAGCTCGGCCACCTGCCCGCCGAGGTCCGCCCGGCACACGTGCTCGGACTAGGATGCATCGCAGGACTCGGATTCACCGTGGCGTTGCTTGTCACCGACCTCGCCTTCACCGACACCGACATGATCCAGCACACCAAGATAGGCATATTCGCAGCATCGCTGCTGGCAGCGCTCGCCGCCGCAACCACCCTCGCCACCATCGACCGGCAGAATCGCTCCACCACATCAACAAGCGTTCAGCGCTAACAAGCCGCGGCCCCCTGCCGCCGAACGGGTCTACCTTTCGGGTCGACGATCAGCGCTGGAGCGCAGCAAGGGGAGCCGGACACC
It encodes:
- a CDS encoding ArsI/CadI family heavy metal resistance metalloenzyme, producing MSRIQLALNVDDLDAAIAFYSTLFGAEPAKVKPGYANFAIADPPLKLVLLENPGQGGTLNHLGVEVASSEIVHAEIARLSAAGLFTAEEIGTTCCFATQDKVWVTGPGNERWEVYTKLADTETFGTSPQHPDSDGDGPQVCCSSTATAPDESAAAPATCC
- a CDS encoding DUF3297 family protein, encoding MPEDHSADVPPNHLSVDPSSAFYDEEVLRRDVGIRFNGVERTNVYEYNVAEGWVRVEIPTAKDRRGNPMIVKLSGTVEPFFRPAE
- a CDS encoding Rv2640c family ArsR-like transcriptional regulator, translating into MPKALPVIDMSAPVCCAPVASGPMSDADALQIALRLKALADPVRVKIVSHLFSSTAGEEISGELAAVLGLSESTVSHHLTQLRKAGLVVSERRGMNVFHRVRPEALQALCTALDPNCCT
- a CDS encoding thiamine pyrophosphate-dependent enzyme translates to MTVQDGTGEIGQELEWHKAAEPGELSEGQVSACPAGLKTVALTKLNGRYGAIDNRCPHQGGPLGQGTLENDKIRCPWHGFDFDPFTGQAAGGPDFDVPIYPVQVRDDGIYVGTPPPAAARRTVSDVLVETMTNWGVDTIFGMVGHSNLGIAEALHRAETEGKMRYFGIRHEGAAAFAASAYGKLTGRPAACFGIAGPGSTNLLTGLYDAKADRAPVLALSGNVDSAVAGKGAFQDIDLLAAFADVAVYSEMVRAGSEHAELMTLALKHAILDRGVAHLVVPDEVQIIEAPDQRASGPEGRMPDLRVAPPSAPLEQAIDRIAAATRPVIVVGAGAKFDMPAVVALAERLQAPVLTTFKAKGQIPDEHPLACGTLGRSGTPVASWMMNKADLLVVFGASFSNHTGISPYKPIIQVDTDPLALGRFAPVAVPLLGDVGVTAAALLQGLRTHPGLVDQRPEIADRWSVWRTEKARRTTACPSGRVAAAAVFAELSHLTPANAVLTVDVGNHAYSFGRYFETKGQQAVLMSGYLGSIGFGFPAAMGAWAAAPDRPIIAVTGDGGFGQYLADFTTAVKYGMDITHILLNNGELGKISQEQRSSEYEVWQTSLHNPDFASFAQNCGAYGRQVSNPADLRSAIAEALSHPGPALVEIVTDARSN